AAAACTCTCACTTTGACCTTGAATTTCTGATTTGTAACCAATGGAAGGCAGATGTCAATGATGCTAGGGAGGCAGCACTGATGACATTTGAAGTAAAAATCACTGTAccaagtatatatatgtgtactttgagaagaaacaaagaagctgtattaaacaaaacaaaaacaaaaaaaaaaaagaagaagaagaagaagaagaaaaaacagaaaaggaaCAGCCTAAGGGTGGGGCAGATTGAACCCCCCACAGAATCAAACAAGAAGAGCCCTCtaattgtttaaaatcatgagaaggctataattacaaaagaatataATGTAATTTGTGCACCACCACGATGCCGTATTTGCACCAAAGCccaaaaggaataaaaaaaagtaaacttatcttcaaaatttctacTGTTCTGTTCGTTCCAAAGATGCCACAAATGCGCATGAGTCACGTATCTCCATAAAATTCTCCCCTTACCACAGAAGTTTCCACCATTCAAACCATCCATGAGATCCACTCATCTATTTTCTTAGGACAGCTAGCTACCCAAAACGAGTTAAGAAGACCACTTCACTCTTTAGCAGCAAAATCGCAATGAAGAAACAGATGATCGAAGGTCTCAATCTCCTTTTGACAAAGAAGGCAGATAGACGGGGTGACAGACCAGTTAGGGAGCTTCCTCTGAAGTTTATCATGGGTATTCAGACTTTTATAAGCAAGGGACCAAAGGAAGATCTTcacttttttaagaaattttcaacttccaaATGGGGTTGACCATAGGAAGTTTAGAATCACTGCCGTATATGGTGAGAAGCAAAATGAAAGAGGAGATGGTTCTATCTTCTATCCAATCTTGGCAAAAATGGGCCGATTTGGAGAGAGGTTGCATTAGGGTGCATTTTTCTGATTTTGTCACATGTGCTTTCATTCTGACATATACTTCGATACTATCTAGATGAAGTGTTTCACTTTCTTGGTCAGTTTCGAATTccttaataatttaataatggaTCTGGGAATAATTTCCATATTACTCATGAGTGAAGCTTACATTGATGTACAAGAAAATCTCCCAGTTTTGTCACAAGCTCAAGTTCCGCAGGTAAATCTATCTAAATATCTTTAAAAGTTGCAATGTATAAAAGTACtccaatattttattcaaagaaaTGTCAATCCGAATACAATAGCCAAAAGGGGAACAAACTCAACCAAACCAACAAAATACTAGTATGGTTAcagaaaaacacaaattacAATGGGGAGTAATTTCTAAGTAACTCTTTTAAGtaatttctcttaaatttcaaattgccTGTGGACATCTCTGAAGCTGCCCACTGACAAGGTTTGTGACTACTAAAATGATTCAAGCTTTTCGAGAGTGCACATAGGGTGAGGGGTGCGAGTTGTTGCGAAGGGGCTTCAGCTTAAATGCtaaatttggtatttttaGTGATGATTTCAtgaacatttttcaaaaatattttctgaCTATTTTCTCTTGCCTGTGTAATTCGTTTAATTTTACATGTAAACATTGTCTTCTTTTCAGGTTCTTCATAAAAGCAGATGTGATAATAGATTAAATGAAATCACAGAAAGGGCATCTGCTGACAAGCGTGAGGTAtttctattcttctttttctaggTCCGCtatatttgagttttctttgcACTGATTTATGGCTTTATATTGCAGGCAGAATCTTTGGGAAAAAAATATGAGGAAAAATACAAGCAGGTGGCTGAAATAGCATCCAAGTTAACCATTGAAGAGGCAAAATTTCGTGATGTTCAAGTAAATACATACCTCTTGAACTGTGCTTCAATTTTATACCTGAATTTTTCATACATGcttttaaaccattttattGCATCTACTAGAGCCAGCTGGTTAATCTGGCGGCTGTTGATGGTCAGCGGTCAATTGGAAAGTTTCTTTGTCTTGATTCATTAGTCTTGTGCaattatcttcttttcttttccttaataTACTAAGTGGAAGTTGCATGTGACTCAAGTAAGGAGATAATGCATATATATTCAATCAATCAACGTTAGCATGTATAGGCATGTTAGCCGAACTTAATTAAATAcgcaatagaaaaaaaaacaaagttagaGATTGCTACATACATCTTTTTTTAGGAAGAGTTTATTGAGTGCTTGTGcatctaattaaaaaaaaaataagaaaaatttatattgcTTAATAACCGGAAGAAGATGCATCcagaagaaaatgataattttatgCCACAAGGCCATATGCTCATCcttcaataaacaaattttgtcaTTAGCTGCATCTGAGTTTTATTGTTACGTTAGTGATCTTACATTCCCCtattatttgtcatttttacaGGAAAGGAAGACAGAGTTGCATCAAGCAATTATTAGAATGGAACAAGGAGGAAGTGCCGATGGTATTCTTCAGGTTTGATTTTGCAATAGAACTGTGTGCTTCAATTTGCGACCAGCTATTCTGTGCAGTTGTCCGATACTGAtgctttttttcctttcaggTCCGAGCTGATAGAATACAATCTGATATTGAGGAGCTCATAAAGGCTTTAACTGAACGTTGTAAGAAACATGGATTTGATGTTAAGTCGGCAGCTATAATTGAGCTTCCAGTAGGTATTAGTCTCACATTAGCTTGAGGTTTATACTTTTGCTTCTTATATCTAGATTCCTTTAGGATGTGCTTCCAAAGGTTTCTTTTAGTCATTCCACTTCCTTTCAAGAATCTTCTCTGgattttttagtaaaagaaaaggtcaAGGAGATGTTTGGTACATTTGTTCCTGTGTTGACTTCGTACATCATCTGTGGCATAATATGACCCATTTCCCGTTCAAAGTGACTTGATGTATCTTCGTTTCCATTAGTGACATTTTTATGATGGATTTGATAGGTTGGCAACCTGGAATTCCGGATAATGCAGCTATTTGGGATGAAGAGTGGgataaatttgaagatgaAGGTATGAGGGTGGTTCTTGACAAGTTCTTTGCTTCTCTGCACTAATAATGTTGCAAGTCTCAATTCATTGTCAGCATACTTTGGCTggtaatttgattgaaatacGTTATATCTTTTGTTGATATCAGTTGATCAATCTTCCTTTCAGGATTTTCCAATGACCTTAACCTAGATCCAAAAGGTGTTTCTGCctcaaaaccaaaaatgtCAGACAGTGAGAAGGATTTAGCAGATTATAACTCAACTCCTGATTCATCCTCAAATGCCAATGGCAAAACAGGGCACTCCTTCAGTAACATTAATCGTGGCCTTGAGAATGAATCTTTGTATAGCCACAGTGAAGATGGGTCAGCAAGAAGTCCGTATGGCAGCCCAGCTGCTAAGACACCTCTAGAAAGCCCTTCTCATGACTTTTCAGATGCTGGTTTTGAAAAAAGTCCAGAGGCATATGGGTAATAATGGACTCGTATTTGTTTCCTTTGTCAAAATAATggattcatattttttatacttgacTTCATGCAACTCTTTCATACATTCATTATGTTTATGTTATGGTTCTGATTTATTTCTTGCATCAGAAGTTTCAATGACTCCGCCTGGGGCACCTTTGACAATAATGACGATGTGGACTCAGTTTGGGGAATAAAACCAGTTAATACCAAGGTGAGCTTGACAATTCGATAGTTTATGTTGCGTTGCTGGGCTTGATAGATACTGAGATCTATTtgggtttattattttctttttgatggGGACTGTTTAGGTTTGCTATCGTAAACaatttttctgaaaaaaaaaatcttgagcatgatgattattttttttccttctgcTTTTGAAAGAATTGTGGACCTAGTATTTTTTGTGTATGTTTACGGTTTGTCATATATTAAGTGACATTATTAAGCACCTAAAACGTCATTCAAcgttttatcaaatttgttttatataagCATATAAGAAGGATAAAGGCAACATTTGTTTCATTTGCTATAATTTtccaggaaaaaaaaactacataagCTGAAATGTTTAAGTAAAAACAGATGatatcataaaattaattcataaatatgCTCTTGGTCTTTTGATGTCATCTGTTTTTCGGGAATTGCATGGACTGCCTTATGTTTCATTTTAGTAATATCAATGTTGTGGTACTGGTATGACTTAAAGACGTGTTATTAGGATCGGTTCAATCTTAGAATAGACAGCCCTCccctaatttctttttgctgAAGAATTTTAAATGCTTAATCCTGGTGGATGAACTTTCCATCAATAGTCACCTGGTTAGACAGTTCTTGAGAAATGAGaggaaaaaagttttcttgtGTTCTTTGTACTTTCCTCGAACTTGTCGTGAGGAGATTTACCGGTTTTACTTTCAGAAATTTATAATGGGAAACGTACTCATCTAATTGTAGAGATTGCATGCAGAAGAGTCATTATGACGAATTTAACCTGCCCCAAGCCTCTTTGTTGCTGATTCTTTGTATGATTGCTCTATTTGAGAACATAGTTGCCCATGAATCATGATGTTATCGAATTCTAGTGTGTCAAGTTGATTGCATATGGGATTTCAGCCATGTCTAAACACTTATTTCTCTCCTTTTATTTGATGCCATCACACAGGAGCCAGACTCGGAAAAGCACAGAGATTTCTTTGGATCCAGTGATTTTGATACTAGCTCCGTCAGAACAGGATCCCCGAATGCAGATAGCTTCTTTCAGAGAAAAAGTCCATTTTTTGAGGATTCTGTCCCTCCCACTCCGCTCTCTAGATTCGGCAACTCTTCCCCTCGCTATAGCGATGTGGGGGATCACTACTTTGACAATTCCTCCAGGTTTGATTCTTTCAGCATGCAGGATGGCAGTTTTTCTCCTCAACGTGAGAAGTTCTCTAGGTTCGATTCGATAAGCAGTTCTCGCGATTTTGGCAATAATCAAGAGAAGTTCTCTAGGTTCGATTCAATAAGCAGTTCGCGTGATTTTGGCAATAATCAAGAGAAGTTCTCTAGGTTCGATTCAATAAGCAGTTCTCGTGATTTTGGCCATAATCAAGACAAGTTTTCAAGGTTTGATTCTATGAGTAGTAGCAGCATGGACTTCGGCCAGAATAGCCAGAGGCATGCCAGATTTGACTCCATTGGCAGCTCCAAAGATTTCGGCCATGGTACCTTCTCTTTTGATGATGCAGATCCATTTGGAACCTCTGGTCCCTTTAAAGTCTCATCGGAGAGCCACAGTCCGAAGAAAAGTTCTGACAATTGGAGAGCTTTTTAACCATTAGGTTCCATTCGAGTTTATACTTGTATCAATTCTCTTGTTTGCCCCCATCTTTGTCTTGTTCTTTATTATATTGAGCCGGttgccattttttttcccCTGTTTTTATGGCTTGGAAGAAAGTTAGAACATGAGCTGGATGGTCATATTTTTGTATGTTATGGTGGTGCTTTATGTATTGTATTGATTTCGTgacattgttttgaaaaagaacacTTTTCTTGGTTCCCTTTTTGTGGGCAAAGATTCATTTTCACCCCCACATGTTGCCTCGAATATCTCCTTGAGAACACATATTGATGAAATTGGCAGAACATTGCTTGCATTTGTACTCTGATTATAAAGTAATATGAACGATAATCATGTAACAAACGACTCAAAATTCAGTCgtataaatgaatttatttgtgGTGACTTTGAAGAATacaaagtttatatattacGCGTGACACGCTTGTGAAGGAGATTGAcaataaaaaactaaacaagtCCGTTAATTTGGACTATAGGCATCCCATCCCATCCCACCTACTGTCATAGCAAACTTTGAGgaaattacaacaaaatttaccAGAAGGGAAACAAATGATTGGTTCATACTTTGGTGTCTTCCAATTCTTCCTTCACTTGTTTGAAGGAAGATGTGTCTTCCGATCCTTTCTTGACTTCATCAAAGGAAGATAACATTGCAATACGCTTATTTGCAATTTCAACTATAAGTTCAAGTGCTGCAGAAAATAAATTGCTGAGtatatatcattatcattTGCTTGAACCACACACAGATACACACAAACACACCCCTTGCCCCATTTAACGAGGAATGCAGATATTGAATAACTCACcgttttcaaatgaaagttgTGCTAATCGAAGCTTTGGGGAAACTAGAGTTCCGAAGGTTGAAAGTGTCCGTGATCGTTCCTTTTGTACCTACAATAGCATAATAGACATAGTATGAGGTGAGCCATTGTTCCACATCTTTACCATCGAAGGTACCATGGAgcaaaggaagaaggaaaaaccacactaatatataaaagggaaaaggaaagTATGAGGCCAATGTTAGGAATAGTAATGAACACTTGCCTGATCATCAACGATGAGagcatcttctttctttaaagaaCTTTTCCCCAGATTATCTCCAAAATGAATACACGAAGAAGCGTTACATACTCTCCAATGATTAGAAACCAAACATGCAAAAACTtgagtaaaaataaaagatctCCAAGAGTGAATCATTAAGAGCATGCAAAAACAGTATTTGCAGATGCGTGGTGATCTTTTACGTATCtcctaataataatagaacaCATCAATTACCGGAAAGATCAGAAACGTTGCGTTGCCGTAGCTGCGGACTACCAGATTCCCTTTGCAATTTGtcattgtatttttcttccccCAAACTGTCTCCACCTTCAGAGGATGTCCATTTCCTCAAGTTAATGAATGGCTGCATTCCTACAGAGCCATCTGTGTGTGTGGACATTTCAGTAACAAGTGTAAGTGTGTCAACATAGCGTTTTGACAATATTTAGTAGATGAACTGTTAACTAGATGAACTAATAAATCTTTCCATCTATTAGGGAATTTAATTGTATGATAGTAGCTAAAAGATGGTGTAGCAACTTAAAACTGTGCGTTAGAATGATTACAGAATTTCCTAGCTGGTTCAAACTTCAATAATGATAtccaagaagaagagatgatTAAGATTACCATCTCGTTCGTCCACCCTCAGCGATGTAGCGGCAGAATGGTTTTTCATGTCCAGTAATGCAGTGCTTATGCGAGAAGTACCCATAGAATGTCTTGCGCTCGCCAACTCAAACCATCCCTGTTACTCCAATGAATGAGCGAAGTTTAGAGTTACATTTCCGCAGCTAGCAGAAAATAAGAGATCACGAGTAAAAACAATCACGCAGGATCAGTAGGCCCTCAAATTTCATGTTGAGAATTTCACCAGGTAAGTCTTAAAATAGAAGTTGAGTCCTATTAGAAGACTGTTCCATTGCAAATAACAAATAGCCAGTCGTTTTAATACCTTATTAATTTCAACCATGTCAAATGCGTAATTTAGTCGATTTATTTTGTAGAAATCTGAAATTTAGAGAGCCATCACTTGATGTAGAGATCAATACAATGGAATAATAGTTGTAAGAATCAGGGTTTGGATGATCAATCTTCGCGTACCTGGCGTAATGTTGCGGACAATGCATCTAGGAGATTCAGATAATCATCCGTCGAGTCCAGAAATTGGAGCAAACATAGTTCTTGATCTTGACATTGGGGATTTTGCTGTTCTTGCTGCGtttcttcatctccatcttcttcctctgaTTCGATTTCGGAATCCTGTGATCGGTTTTGTACTTCCTTCATCGAAAGTTCAACAGATTCTAAAAACAGAACCTCAGATTAACCTCAAATGCATTGCCGCCTACTGAAATGACTTACATGATTGGGCCGTATTCACAGCCCAATATGGATTGGGGCATATATTATTGGGCCTACCATTCTTGCGCCAAGCCCATACATTCGTCAAGTATACCGCCATTTTCTTGCTTCGTTTTGTTGACATTTCAGATTTGCAAACGGAGAAGAAGCTCTGAAGGCGTTTGGAGAGAGGTGAAATTCTTCAGAACTCCGATTCGACCAACCGTAAATGACGATCAAATTCAACGCCTGGGTTCTATTGTTATTGCTGATCTACTCCGCCGTCGTCGATTGCATTGATGACAAATGCGCCGCTTGCAATGCTGTTGCTGTAATCTCTCGTTCTTAACAATTCTCCTTCCCtctttgaattctttttgttGCCTCTCGTAATTTGTTCTTCAAATATTGAGAATCCGTCattgttttgattatttttgtgtGTTGCGTGCCTGAATCTGATCACTGTCAATTACTGTTTTTCGAGTGCCTTTAACTTTCTAGCCTTCCTTTTCTGTTGCATTGTCTCATCACTTAGTTGTATGTGCGTGtatcttcatcttttctttagtggataattacattttcttatttgatatttaagtaatttttCTTACTGATGTTGTATCGATCGTAATGCCACTAGGCAGCGCTGATGCTAACTAATTGATTTGCAAAAGGGGATCTAACTTCTGTATTTTTTGTTCGCAGGAGGAGATAGAACATGGACTTTCCAATGTAAGGCGATGTACCTTTCTATAGAAAATTTCATTCCCCCCTACCCGTCCCCCCATTCTTATTTCTGTTTGACATGGTTTATATTGTGGTAAGTTTTACATAGTGTCTAAGTGTAATAGTGGCTTCAGTAACCAAACAGTAATTACATATTTAACTAGGAAAAACCGAGGAATCATTTAGATATGAGACATCGGTTGGATTCTAAAGGTCAGCGTAAGGGGAAGGTGATTGATTACAGGTAAAACATCAACCTCCCGATTTTCAGGATGCCCTTTTTTCCTTGGCATGTTTAGAACATTCTTATTGTTATGTTTACAAAATGCAGTGATGCTAATAGATAgatgaaatgttaaaatagTTCAGTAGGAACATAT
This is a stretch of genomic DNA from Cucumis sativus cultivar 9930 chromosome 4, Cucumber_9930_V3, whole genome shotgun sequence. It encodes these proteins:
- the LOC101206061 gene encoding coiled-coil domain-containing protein 115, translating into MKEVQNRSQDSEIESEEEDGDEETQQEQQNPQCQDQELCLLQFLDSTDDYLNLLDALSATLRQGWFELASARHSMGTSRISTALLDMKNHSAATSLRVDERDDGSVGMQPFINLRKWTSSEGGDSLGEEKYNDKLQRESGSPQLRQRNVSDLSDNLGKSSLKKEDALIVDDQVQKERSRTLSTFGTLVSPKLRLAQLSFENALELIVEIANKRIAMLSSFDEVKKGSEDTSSFKQVKEELEDTKV